In Phragmites australis chromosome 17, lpPhrAust1.1, whole genome shotgun sequence, the following are encoded in one genomic region:
- the LOC133897469 gene encoding zinc-finger homeodomain protein 1-like yields the protein MDFDDHDDGDEEMAPMPPVMSSSYETPPQVAGLGGGLAPKPPGEPRSRAKAPGGAGGRYRECLKNHAVGIGGHAVDGCGEFMAAGEEGTLDALRCAACNCHRNFHRKESPADEGSPISPTAIVAYGAMPHHQFSPYYRTPAGYFHHQHHHHHMTAAAGRDPRTLALPSTSHSGRDNGDDLSGMAGPMSALGPLSGMSLGTGPSGSGGSGSGKKRFRTKFTQEQKDKMLAFAERVGWRIQKHDEVAVQQFCHEVSVKRHVLKVWMHNNKHTLGKKP from the coding sequence ATGGACTTCGACGACCACGACGACGGCGATGAGGAGATGGCGCCGATGCCACCCGTGATGAGCTCCAGCTACGAGACCCCGCCGCAGGTAGCTGGGCTCGGTGGCGGGCTGGCGCCCAAGCCGCCTGGCGAGCCCCGCAGCCGTGCGAAGGCCccgggcggcgccggcgggagGTACCGCGAGTGCCTCAAGAACCACGCGGTCGGCATCGGGGGCCACGCCGTGGACGGCTGCGGCGAGTTCATGGCCGCGGGCGAGGAGGGCACCCTCGACGCTCTCCGCTGCGCCGCATGCAACTGCCACCGGAACTTCCACCGCAAGGAGTCCCCTGCCGACGAGGGCTCTCCCATCTCCCCCACCGCTATTGTCGCCTACGGCGCCATGCCGCACCACCAGTTCTCCCCGTACTACCGCACCCCGGCCGGGTActtccaccaccagcaccaccaccaccacatgaCCGCGGCCGCAGGGCGAGATCCGAGAACGCTGGCGCTCCCGTCCACCTCCCACAGCGGGCGCGACAACGGCGACGACCTGTCCGGGATGGCAGGGCCCATGTCGGCTCTGGGCCCGCTGAGCGGCATGTCCCTGGGCACCGGCCCCTCCGGCTCGGGCGGGTCCGGATCCGGCAAGAAGCGGTTCCGCACCAAGTTCACCCAGGAGCAGAAGGACAAGATGCTGGCCTTCGCCGAGCGCGTGGGCTGGCGCATCCAGAAGCACGACGAGGTCGCCGTGCAGCAGTTCTGCCACGAGGTCTCCGTCAAGCGCCACGTCCTCAAGGTGTGGATGCACAACAACAAGCACACCCTCGGCAAGAAGCCGTAG